The Phycisphaerae bacterium RAS1 genome includes a region encoding these proteins:
- a CDS encoding Stage II sporulation protein E (SpoIIE) encodes MRIIVLHDGAMVSDVVVGREAVYIGSHDGCRIHLPDSRIAPQQIVAYPDEEETWAIESLSGDVEVRINGMNLVRKETLKTGDEVMLGEFVLRLFPEHEEQLLDRSQMAAQRISMERFAAFQLPAGTLAKKPDDPLTLQSQQLMAVGKANLAVSQCTQPESLMNIALDTLLTAFGGQLAWIGLRRVNYGSMEYVEGRLNTGQTTDLPEIGENLKPRVLDRGQFVLIPRVGRDDPMSLMAGPLVGPDGTLGMALVALADGARRFETKDLDFFVAMMNTLAVQLDAIFKQIARNRQAAIDGEVSVAHEIQARLTPRKLPQWAELQFGAFREPGRERSGDIYDVVRLASGKAALMVAHTEATGAMPPMLLSQAQAAFRFACMRGDDAGVFLKLLNWLLYDGQQDHPLDAFMGVIEPATGQMKFAVAGKIGLGIISTRGDERSLRAANPELFLGADKAAAFPLRTETIEPEETLVAFTPGVATARNSKEEFFGEERFVNILCDGFGQLASAMLKEMLVDLKNFTEGGQQPEDITVLLAHRV; translated from the coding sequence ATGAGGATCATTGTCCTCCATGACGGCGCCATGGTTTCCGACGTCGTCGTCGGGCGGGAAGCCGTGTACATCGGCTCGCACGACGGCTGCCGCATTCACCTGCCCGATTCGCGCATCGCTCCGCAGCAGATTGTCGCCTATCCCGACGAGGAAGAGACGTGGGCCATCGAGTCGCTGAGCGGCGACGTCGAGGTTCGCATCAACGGGATGAACCTCGTCCGCAAGGAGACGCTGAAGACCGGCGACGAGGTGATGCTGGGGGAATTCGTGCTTCGCCTGTTTCCCGAGCATGAAGAGCAACTGCTCGATCGCTCGCAGATGGCGGCGCAGCGCATCTCCATGGAGCGATTTGCGGCGTTCCAGCTTCCCGCGGGCACGCTGGCCAAGAAGCCGGATGACCCGCTGACGCTGCAATCGCAGCAACTCATGGCGGTGGGCAAGGCGAACCTGGCGGTGTCGCAGTGCACTCAGCCCGAGAGCCTGATGAACATCGCGCTCGACACGCTGCTGACAGCGTTCGGCGGCCAGTTGGCGTGGATCGGTCTGCGGCGGGTGAACTACGGCAGCATGGAATACGTGGAGGGCCGTCTGAACACCGGTCAGACCACCGACCTGCCGGAGATCGGGGAGAACCTCAAGCCGCGCGTGCTCGACCGCGGCCAGTTCGTGCTGATTCCGCGCGTCGGGCGCGACGACCCGATGTCGCTCATGGCCGGTCCATTGGTCGGGCCGGACGGCACGCTGGGCATGGCGCTGGTGGCGCTGGCGGACGGCGCGCGGCGCTTTGAGACGAAGGATCTCGATTTCTTCGTGGCGATGATGAACACGCTGGCCGTGCAGCTCGACGCGATCTTCAAGCAGATCGCCCGCAACCGGCAGGCGGCGATCGACGGCGAGGTCAGCGTCGCGCACGAAATCCAGGCGCGCCTCACGCCGCGCAAGCTGCCGCAATGGGCCGAGCTGCAGTTCGGCGCTTTCCGCGAGCCGGGCCGCGAGCGCAGCGGCGACATTTACGACGTGGTGCGTCTGGCCAGCGGGAAAGCGGCGCTGATGGTGGCGCACACCGAAGCCACCGGCGCCATGCCGCCGATGCTGCTCTCGCAGGCGCAGGCGGCGTTCCGCTTTGCGTGCATGCGCGGCGATGACGCGGGCGTGTTTCTGAAGCTGCTCAACTGGCTGCTGTACGACGGCCAGCAAGACCACCCCCTGGACGCGTTCATGGGGGTGATTGAGCCGGCCACGGGGCAGATGAAATTCGCCGTCGCGGGAAAGATCGGCCTGGGGATCATCAGCACGCGCGGCGACGAGCGTTCGCTGCGCGCGGCGAATCCGGAGCTGTTTCTGGGGGCCGACAAAGCGGCGGCGTTTCCGCTGCGAACCGAGACGATCGAGCCGGAAGAGACGCTGGTCGCCTTTACGCCCGGCGTCGCCACGGCCCGCAACAGCAAGGAGGAGTTTTTCGGCGAAGAGCGATTCGTCAACATCCTCTGCGACGGTTTCGGCCAGCTTGCGAGCGCGATGTTGAAGGAAATGCTCGTCGACCTGAAGAACTTCACCGAAGGCGGTCAGCAGCCGGAGGACATCACGGTGCTGCTGGCCCATCGCGTCTGA
- the rsmE gene encoding Ribosomal RNA small subunit methyltransferase E has protein sequence MTNAPRFFCDDIRPGSIALCPDESRHARRSLRLQPGDAVELFDGRGNVGYGHLSDPPAHETAAAARGRRHDVPAAVLVAHVLHHPPPPRRLSLIVAAPKGDRLEWMIEKCTELGAWKITLAEFERSVVHLRPAHAEKLSRTAVEACKQSRRPWRPQILAGVCLPVALTSAVSDGVLLCADPSDTAQPLGRWLREQHSEALAASILIGPEGGLTADETGCAAFQHVRLAAHTLRIETAAVAAAAAWAMH, from the coding sequence GTGACCAACGCCCCGCGCTTCTTCTGCGACGACATCCGCCCCGGCTCCATCGCGCTCTGCCCCGACGAATCGCGACACGCCCGCCGCAGCCTGCGGCTTCAGCCCGGCGACGCGGTCGAGCTGTTCGACGGCCGTGGCAACGTCGGGTACGGGCATCTGTCCGATCCGCCGGCGCACGAAACCGCCGCCGCCGCCCGCGGGCGACGCCACGATGTCCCCGCCGCGGTCCTCGTCGCGCACGTCCTCCATCACCCGCCGCCGCCGCGCCGGCTGAGTCTCATCGTCGCCGCGCCCAAGGGCGATCGTTTGGAGTGGATGATCGAGAAATGCACAGAGCTGGGCGCCTGGAAAATCACGCTTGCGGAATTCGAGCGTTCGGTCGTCCACCTCCGCCCGGCGCACGCCGAGAAGCTCAGCCGCACAGCCGTCGAAGCCTGCAAGCAGAGCCGCCGCCCCTGGCGCCCGCAGATCCTCGCCGGCGTCTGCCTTCCCGTCGCACTCACCAGTGCAGTTTCCGACGGCGTCCTGCTGTGTGCGGACCCTTCCGACACCGCACAGCCCCTGGGTCGATGGCTGCGCGAACAGCACAGCGAAGCTCTCGCGGCGTCGATCCTCATCGGCCCCGAGGGTGGATTGACCGCCGACGAAACAGGCTGCGCCGCATTTCAGCACGTGCGACTAGCCGCGCACACGCTTCGAATCGAAACCGCCGCTGTGGCCGCGGCGGCGGCGTGGGCGATGCACTGA
- a CDS encoding D-hydantoinase, with translation MALDTIIQAGKIATDSQVLEADVGISGERIAVIGRDLAKANPGATILNAAGRYVIPAGLDVHVHLALPFCGTTSADDYDSGTRAAACGGVTTVIDFAIPYGDESLQEAVDNWHAKAEGKACVDYTFHVAITKWARHSREIKSVFKQGYPTFKQFMIYESQGWQSDDAAIFGALETLRQLGGLLLVHAESSRVLDLLIDRHHNPAEMKKHGAWLHAVTRPNFIESEAIERVIRWTRETGGRSFIVHMSTRQGADLIKQAQHDGVNILAETCAQYLVLEDSLFKQKNGHLYATCPQLKTPADQQRLWAGLRSGEVCNVSTDTCTFTRKQKAMWEGDFTKIPMGMPGLETLMPLVYTHGVLENRISLNRFVDRCCTNPAKIMGLYPKKGAIAVGSDADIAIIHPTRKRKVDYKKMQTNCDWSPFQGWELAGFAEHTFCRGAQIVRDYKFVGKNGYGRFLPRDHVGL, from the coding sequence ATGGCACTCGATACCATCATCCAAGCCGGCAAAATCGCGACCGACAGCCAGGTCCTCGAAGCCGACGTCGGCATCAGCGGCGAGCGCATCGCCGTCATCGGCAGGGACCTCGCCAAGGCCAACCCCGGCGCGACCATCCTCAACGCCGCCGGCCGCTACGTCATCCCCGCCGGCCTCGACGTCCACGTCCACCTCGCCCTGCCCTTCTGCGGCACCACCAGCGCCGACGACTACGACTCCGGCACGCGCGCCGCGGCCTGCGGCGGCGTCACGACCGTGATCGACTTCGCCATCCCCTACGGCGACGAATCGCTCCAGGAAGCGGTCGACAACTGGCACGCCAAGGCGGAGGGCAAGGCGTGCGTCGACTACACGTTTCACGTCGCGATCACCAAGTGGGCCCGCCACAGCCGTGAAATCAAGTCGGTCTTCAAGCAGGGCTACCCGACGTTCAAGCAGTTCATGATCTATGAGAGCCAGGGCTGGCAGTCGGACGATGCGGCGATCTTCGGAGCGCTGGAGACATTGCGCCAACTGGGCGGCCTGTTGCTCGTCCACGCCGAGTCCAGCCGCGTGCTGGACCTGCTGATCGATCGGCATCACAACCCGGCCGAAATGAAAAAGCACGGCGCGTGGCTGCACGCGGTGACGCGGCCGAACTTCATCGAGTCGGAGGCGATCGAGCGCGTCATCCGCTGGACGCGCGAAACCGGCGGGCGCTCGTTCATCGTCCACATGAGCACGCGCCAGGGAGCGGACCTGATCAAGCAGGCCCAGCACGACGGCGTGAATATCCTTGCCGAAACCTGCGCCCAGTATCTCGTGCTGGAAGACAGCCTGTTCAAGCAGAAAAATGGACATCTCTACGCCACCTGCCCGCAACTCAAGACGCCCGCCGACCAGCAGCGGCTGTGGGCCGGCCTGCGCAGCGGCGAGGTGTGCAATGTCTCAACCGACACGTGCACGTTCACGCGGAAGCAAAAGGCGATGTGGGAGGGCGACTTCACAAAAATCCCGATGGGCATGCCGGGGCTGGAGACGCTGATGCCGCTGGTTTATACGCACGGCGTGCTCGAAAATCGCATCAGCCTGAACCGCTTTGTTGACCGCTGCTGCACCAACCCGGCCAAAATCATGGGGCTGTATCCGAAGAAGGGAGCGATCGCGGTAGGGAGCGATGCGGATATCGCGATCATTCACCCGACAAGGAAGCGGAAGGTGGATTACAAGAAGATGCAGACCAACTGCGACTGGAGCCCGTTCCAAGGTTGGGAACTGGCGGGATTCGCGGAGCACACGTTCTGCCGCGGGGCGCAGATCGTCCGGGATTACAAGTTCGTGGGGAAGAACGGCTACGGGCGATTTCTGCCGCGGGATCACGTGGGGCTGTAG
- the accD5 gene encoding putative propionyl-CoA carboxylase beta chain 5, translated as MSTKNRLTRATGGHAAVVARPELSTALPPAAGPADPLGALLAEYAAREAQIRQGGGKKGIERQHRHGRLTARERIELLCDREGIKGSRDQGIKGARSEVSLDPLIPRSLDPCFLELGLWAADGMYPDVGGVPAAGVITGIGRVMGRLCVIVANDATVKAGAFFPATCKKVLRAQRFCMDNKLPILYLVDSAGVYLPMQDEIFPDEDDFGRIFRHNAVISAMGVPQFAAIMGNCVAGGGYLPVMCDTLLMTEGSGLYLAGPALVKAAIGQVATGEEIGGALMHASISGTIDYREPNDELCIERLRRVVGKLGAGPGCPFDRQLPKPPKRPAEAVMDPILRACSPAALGRAGAPAATGINGEPAEGGRATGPAEGGRATGPAGGGRATGGAGASPAAAPNFAAAQYDVRELLDHLLDEGTFDEYKAEYGQSIVCGLARLDGWAVGVIANQKKQVKPAKGPLQFGSVIYVDSADKAARFILDCNQMRVPLIFLQDVNGFMVGRDSEQEGIIRSGAKLVNAVSNSVVPKITLITGGSFGAGNYAMCGKAYDPRFIFAWPTAKYAVMGAASAAKTILHVEVESLKRKGHEPDLAELKLLERKITEHYETSMDIRYAAARGWVDAIIAPSQTRRVLGLALEAVSRCGELAEFKTGVWQV; from the coding sequence ATGAGCACGAAAAACAGACTGACGCGGGCGACGGGCGGCCACGCTGCCGTGGTCGCCCGGCCGGAACTTTCGACTGCACTGCCGCCGGCCGCCGGACCGGCGGACCCGCTTGGCGCGCTCCTGGCCGAATACGCCGCCCGCGAAGCGCAGATTCGCCAGGGCGGCGGAAAGAAGGGCATCGAGCGGCAACACCGTCACGGTCGGCTCACGGCGCGGGAGCGGATTGAGCTGCTGTGTGATCGAGAAGGGATCAAGGGATCGAGGGATCAAGGGATTAAGGGCGCACGGAGTGAAGTTTCCCTTGATCCCTTGATCCCTCGGTCCCTCGATCCCTGCTTCCTCGAGCTCGGCCTTTGGGCTGCCGATGGCATGTACCCCGATGTGGGCGGCGTGCCTGCGGCCGGCGTCATCACCGGCATCGGCCGGGTCATGGGCCGGCTGTGCGTGATCGTCGCGAATGACGCGACGGTGAAAGCCGGCGCGTTCTTTCCGGCGACGTGCAAGAAAGTCCTGCGCGCCCAGCGTTTCTGCATGGACAACAAGCTCCCGATTCTCTACCTGGTCGATTCCGCCGGCGTGTATCTGCCGATGCAGGACGAGATTTTTCCCGACGAGGATGATTTCGGCCGGATTTTCCGGCACAACGCGGTGATCTCGGCCATGGGCGTGCCGCAGTTCGCGGCGATCATGGGCAACTGCGTGGCGGGCGGCGGGTATCTGCCGGTGATGTGTGACACGCTGCTGATGACCGAGGGCTCCGGGTTGTACCTGGCCGGGCCGGCGCTGGTGAAGGCTGCGATCGGCCAGGTCGCCACGGGCGAGGAGATCGGTGGGGCGCTGATGCACGCGAGCATTTCGGGCACGATTGACTATCGTGAGCCGAATGATGAGCTCTGCATCGAGCGGCTGCGGCGTGTGGTGGGTAAGCTCGGCGCAGGGCCGGGTTGCCCCTTCGATCGTCAACTGCCCAAACCGCCGAAGCGCCCGGCCGAAGCGGTCATGGACCCGATTCTCCGAGCGTGTAGCCCGGCCGCCCTCGGCCGGGCCGGAGCGCCGGCCGCCACCGGTATAAACGGCGAACCGGCCGAGGGCGGCCGGGCTACAGGACCGGCCGAGGGCGGCCGGGCTACAGGACCGGCCGGGGGCGGCCGGGCTACAGGTGGCGCGGGTGCCTCGCCCGCGGCAGCACCGAACTTCGCCGCCGCTCAGTATGACGTCCGCGAGTTGCTCGATCACCTGCTCGACGAAGGCACTTTCGACGAATACAAGGCCGAATACGGCCAATCCATTGTGTGCGGCCTGGCGCGGCTCGATGGTTGGGCGGTGGGCGTCATCGCCAATCAAAAGAAGCAGGTCAAGCCTGCGAAGGGACCGCTGCAATTCGGCTCGGTGATCTACGTGGACTCGGCCGACAAGGCCGCCCGTTTCATTCTCGACTGCAACCAGATGAGAGTGCCGCTGATCTTCCTGCAGGACGTGAACGGCTTCATGGTGGGGCGCGACAGCGAGCAGGAGGGCATCATCCGCAGCGGGGCCAAGCTCGTGAACGCCGTCAGCAACAGCGTCGTGCCGAAGATTACGCTCATTACCGGCGGCTCCTTTGGCGCCGGCAACTACGCCATGTGCGGGAAGGCGTATGACCCGCGGTTCATTTTCGCGTGGCCGACGGCCAAGTACGCCGTCATGGGCGCCGCCTCGGCGGCCAAGACGATTCTGCACGTCGAAGTTGAGTCGCTGAAACGCAAAGGGCACGAGCCGGACCTGGCGGAGCTGAAACTGCTCGAGCGAAAGATCACGGAGCACTACGAGACCAGCATGGACATCCGCTACGCCGCGGCGCGCGGCTGGGTGGATGCGATCATCGCGCCGTCGCAGACGCGGCGGGTGCTGGGGCTGGCGCTGGAGGCGGTGTCGCGATGCGGGGAGCTGGCGGAGTTCAAGACGGGGGTGTGGCAGGTGTAG
- the nifS gene encoding Cysteine desulfurase: protein MMIYLDNNATTRLDPRVLDAMLPYLTDQFGNPSSLHHFGSSVAAAIEEARSAVARLIAARDSEIIFTSGGTESNNTALHGVLAARPNKRHVVISAVEHHAILEPADALARSGVDVTRIGVDRQGRPDLAALEAAIRPDTALVSFMLANNETGAIFPLREISRIARSRGALVHTDAVNAVGKMRVNVDELGVDLLSLSAHKLHGPKGVGALYVRRTAPWRPFILGGPQERQRRGGTLNAAGIIGLGRACELMQAEQESHWPRIAALRDRLQRELTSRFHAVHVMAGESPLVPNTLCVCFDGVSAEALVMLLSENSICVSSGAACASGSLEPSHVLQAMGIEPHIAQGQVRFSLSHETTDEEIDHALNVLPALLQKVAALG, encoded by the coding sequence ATGATGATCTATCTCGACAACAACGCCACCACGCGCCTCGACCCACGCGTCCTCGACGCGATGTTGCCCTATCTCACCGACCAATTCGGCAACCCCTCCAGCCTGCACCATTTCGGCTCCTCCGTCGCCGCCGCGATCGAGGAAGCCCGCTCCGCCGTCGCCCGCCTCATCGCCGCCCGCGACAGCGAGATCATTTTCACCAGCGGCGGAACCGAATCCAACAACACCGCCCTGCACGGCGTGCTCGCCGCCCGCCCCAACAAGCGGCATGTCGTCATTTCGGCCGTTGAACATCACGCCATCCTGGAGCCGGCCGACGCGCTGGCCCGCAGCGGCGTCGACGTCACGCGCATCGGCGTCGATCGCCAGGGCCGACCCGATCTCGCCGCGCTTGAAGCCGCGATCCGTCCGGACACGGCCCTGGTTTCGTTCATGCTCGCCAACAACGAAACCGGCGCCATCTTCCCGCTGCGGGAGATTAGCCGTATCGCCAGGTCCCGCGGCGCGCTCGTCCACACGGACGCCGTCAACGCCGTCGGCAAGATGCGCGTGAATGTCGATGAGCTCGGCGTCGACCTGCTCTCGCTGTCCGCCCACAAGCTGCACGGCCCCAAGGGCGTCGGCGCGCTCTACGTCCGCCGCACGGCGCCGTGGCGTCCCTTCATCCTGGGCGGCCCGCAGGAGCGGCAGCGCCGCGGCGGCACGCTGAACGCCGCCGGCATCATCGGCCTGGGCCGGGCATGCGAGTTGATGCAGGCGGAGCAGGAATCCCACTGGCCGCGCATCGCCGCGCTGCGCGATCGCCTGCAGCGTGAACTGACCAGCCGATTTCACGCCGTGCATGTGATGGCGGGCGAATCGCCGCTCGTGCCGAACACGCTCTGCGTCTGCTTCGATGGAGTCTCGGCCGAGGCGCTCGTGATGCTGCTCAGCGAAAACAGCATCTGCGTCTCGAGCGGCGCCGCCTGCGCCAGCGGTTCGCTCGAGCCTTCGCACGTTCTTCAGGCCATGGGCATCGAACCACACATCGCGCAAGGCCAGGTCCGGTTTTCGCTGTCACATGAGACGACGGACGAAGAAATCGATCACGCGCTGAACGTGCTGCCGGCGCTCCTCCAGAAGGTCGCGGCGCTCGGGTAG
- a CDS encoding Proprotein convertase P-domain protein translates to MSGLNRKAQRHLPEGFCSVCASCNLLRACARPVAIAASTLEEEHVLQAFNSQSVVLHSRCRPGTAIPDNTPTGVSTTITVPDSYAIGDLNVELNVNHTWQGDVKMTLTGPGGSPTIILVDRPGVPQTTTGFSNDNYGNATTMVPFVLDDGAATTYDAPQVASPGTANVTGSWRPDPGPLSAFNGMNANGTWTLTVSDHAGGDTGTIVRWALVATNAANLACPTILQHPQTQDACDGDTVVFSVAAGGASPSYDWRKGGISLGAPNLPTLTLTGVTAADNGSYDCVVTYGNCSRTSNAATLTVNPNPDCTITAPAMVCGDSSGYSASVPDAGGGATYAWTISNGTITAGDGTPSITFSSGSSGTVDLGVTVTALGCSSLCTLMIPIDPDCIDIPPGDDIFTTPCGGASFEDFSNTPIPADFFGPGSDPFDGIVVFGGVPLNTSGPSIGPTDTIVRRTGLAHLPMPGSSANVPIEIVALNLVSCQPITVTYNSGPPELWDVRVCLPPMVPQTPGHMTVNRDLCLPSGGTFTSILPVQPRLTFTRVNPPAGPTIIFDLPQPLPFQTVNGHWLKDDPPGYGLIRPTPATSVDNDCDGSPTLPLLGSGNFAPGMRAGRCDPLDCMETPRILKRMTHEDALLAQHGILPTQTCLAGDADMDGICDDADNCLGVANPTQADSDDDGRGDACDGPGPATAANDGPACEGDVLNLIGGPDMQAGYSWTGPNGFMSNLQSPSLGAATLAMAGLYTLTVTDADGCVTSADTTVVVNANPECTITADAAVCADTSGHSACVADAGMGATYAWMVTGGTLDSGQGTNCISYTAGGGPTVTIDVTVTDANGCTCTGQYVVTVLPQPVAPDSASSDRDDLCMDDDGQIELTAVGGSGTTIEWFTDSCGGTLVGAGNPLIIDSPTLTTTYYVRWTNSCGSSSCVSVTVTVLNKVQPTIDTQPSAPPIPPCEDGSVTMTVVASGGSLSYQWRKNGMDISGATSSSYTIDPVLPGDAGTYTVVVSNVCGSIESDPVVIAVGLKCDSNCDGFINILDINPFIQAIADPAQYIIDHPGCDLICHNDINRDGNVDILDINPFVACVAGP, encoded by the coding sequence GTGTCGGGCCTGAACAGGAAGGCTCAGAGGCATCTACCCGAGGGGTTTTGTTCCGTGTGTGCGAGTTGCAACCTGCTGCGCGCCTGCGCGCGGCCCGTGGCAATCGCCGCATCAACTCTGGAGGAAGAACATGTCTTGCAGGCGTTTAATTCTCAGTCGGTTGTGCTACACAGCCGTTGCCGTCCGGGAACGGCGATTCCGGACAACACGCCGACGGGCGTCAGCACGACGATCACGGTGCCCGATTCGTACGCGATCGGCGACCTGAATGTCGAGCTGAACGTCAACCACACCTGGCAAGGCGACGTGAAGATGACGCTGACGGGCCCCGGTGGCTCGCCGACCATCATCCTGGTCGATCGCCCCGGCGTTCCGCAGACGACGACCGGCTTCTCGAACGACAATTACGGCAACGCGACCACGATGGTGCCGTTCGTTCTCGACGACGGCGCTGCGACCACGTATGACGCGCCGCAGGTCGCGTCGCCGGGCACCGCCAACGTCACCGGAAGCTGGCGGCCCGATCCGGGTCCGCTCTCCGCGTTTAATGGCATGAATGCCAACGGAACGTGGACGCTGACCGTTTCGGACCATGCCGGTGGCGACACGGGCACGATCGTCCGCTGGGCGCTGGTCGCGACCAACGCCGCGAACCTTGCCTGCCCAACGATTCTGCAGCATCCGCAAACGCAGGACGCCTGCGACGGCGATACGGTCGTCTTCTCCGTTGCCGCCGGCGGCGCCTCGCCGTCCTACGACTGGCGCAAAGGCGGTATTTCGCTGGGCGCGCCGAACCTGCCCACGCTGACGCTCACCGGCGTCACCGCGGCGGACAACGGCTCGTACGACTGCGTCGTGACCTACGGCAACTGCTCGCGCACCTCCAACGCGGCCACGCTGACCGTCAATCCGAACCCGGATTGCACGATCACGGCGCCCGCGATGGTCTGCGGCGATTCGTCGGGCTACAGCGCCTCCGTGCCGGATGCCGGCGGCGGCGCCACATATGCCTGGACCATCAGCAACGGAACCATCACCGCCGGCGACGGAACGCCGTCGATCACGTTCTCGTCCGGCTCCTCGGGCACGGTTGATCTGGGCGTCACGGTCACAGCCCTCGGCTGCTCGAGCCTGTGCACGCTGATGATCCCGATCGACCCCGACTGCATCGACATCCCGCCGGGAGACGATATCTTCACGACTCCCTGCGGCGGTGCGAGCTTCGAGGATTTCTCCAATACGCCGATTCCGGCTGACTTCTTCGGCCCCGGGTCGGACCCGTTCGACGGCATCGTCGTCTTCGGCGGCGTGCCGCTGAACACCAGCGGTCCGAGCATCGGCCCGACGGACACGATCGTCCGCCGCACAGGTCTCGCGCATCTGCCGATGCCGGGTTCGTCAGCCAACGTGCCGATCGAGATCGTGGCGCTCAATCTGGTGAGCTGCCAGCCGATCACGGTCACCTACAACTCCGGTCCGCCGGAGCTGTGGGACGTGCGCGTCTGCCTGCCGCCGATGGTCCCGCAGACGCCCGGTCACATGACGGTCAACCGCGACCTGTGCCTGCCGAGCGGCGGCACGTTCACGTCGATCCTGCCGGTTCAGCCGCGCCTGACGTTCACGCGCGTGAATCCACCCGCCGGACCGACGATCATCTTCGACCTGCCGCAGCCCCTGCCATTCCAGACGGTGAACGGGCACTGGCTGAAGGACGACCCGCCGGGATACGGCCTGATTCGCCCGACCCCGGCAACTTCGGTTGACAACGACTGCGACGGCTCGCCGACGCTTCCGCTGCTGGGCTCGGGCAACTTCGCCCCCGGCATGCGGGCCGGGCGTTGCGATCCGCTCGATTGCATGGAGACGCCGCGCATCCTGAAGCGCATGACGCATGAGGACGCGCTGCTCGCACAGCACGGCATCCTGCCGACGCAGACCTGCCTGGCCGGCGACGCCGACATGGACGGCATCTGCGACGACGCGGACAACTGCCTCGGCGTGGCCAACCCCACGCAGGCTGACTCCGATGACGACGGTCGCGGCGACGCCTGCGACGGACCGGGACCGGCCACCGCGGCCAACGACGGTCCGGCGTGCGAAGGCGACGTGCTGAACCTGATCGGCGGACCGGACATGCAGGCCGGCTACTCCTGGACCGGACCCAACGGGTTCATGTCCAACCTGCAGAGCCCGTCGCTCGGCGCTGCGACGCTGGCGATGGCGGGCCTCTACACGCTCACCGTCACCGACGCCGATGGCTGCGTGACCAGCGCCGATACGACCGTGGTCGTCAACGCCAATCCGGAGTGCACGATCACGGCGGACGCCGCCGTCTGTGCGGATACGTCGGGCCACAGCGCCTGCGTCGCTGACGCCGGCATGGGCGCGACCTACGCCTGGATGGTGACGGGCGGAACACTCGACAGCGGCCAGGGCACGAACTGCATCAGCTACACCGCCGGCGGCGGCCCGACCGTCACGATCGACGTGACCGTCACCGATGCCAACGGCTGCACCTGCACCGGACAGTACGTCGTCACGGTCCTGCCGCAGCCGGTCGCTCCGGATTCGGCTTCGTCCGACCGCGACGACCTTTGCATGGACGACGACGGCCAGATCGAGCTGACGGCCGTCGGCGGCTCGGGCACGACGATCGAGTGGTTCACGGATTCCTGCGGCGGAACGCTTGTGGGCGCCGGAAACCCGCTCATCATCGACTCGCCGACGCTGACGACCACGTACTACGTCCGCTGGACGAATTCCTGCGGCTCGTCGTCGTGCGTCAGCGTGACGGTGACTGTGCTGAACAAGGTTCAGCCGACCATCGACACGCAGCCCAGCGCTCCGCCGATCCCGCCGTGCGAGGACGGCTCGGTGACGATGACGGTGGTCGCGTCGGGCGGGTCGCTGTCGTACCAGTGGCGCAAGAACGGGATGGATATCAGCGGCGCCACGTCGAGCAGCTACACGATCGACCCGGTTCTGCCGGGCGACGCGGGCACGTACACCGTGGTCGTGTCCAACGTGTGCGGCTCGATCGAGAGCGATCCGGTGGTGATTGCGGTCGGGTTGAAGTGCGACTCCAACTGCGACGGCTTCATCAACATCCTGGACATCAACCCGTTCATCCAGGCGATCGCCGACCCGGCGCAGTACATCATCGATCATCCGGGTTGTGACCTGATCTGCCACAATGACATCAACCGCGACGGGAACGTTGATATCCTCGACATCAACCCGTTCGTGGCGTGCGTTGCAGGCCCGTAA